The Octopus sinensis linkage group LG19, ASM634580v1, whole genome shotgun sequence genome contains a region encoding:
- the LOC115222085 gene encoding alanine and glycine-rich protein-like — MVTLVELTAAAAVMVDGDNGGISESGGGGGAEAVVIAAVTAALEAAVTAAMVEAAAIVEAAAAAVVEEVIGGDDSSGVSRSCSVGGSGGDNSNTGSVSSSGGAGAKGSGGVAVVLAME, encoded by the coding sequence ATGGTGACCCTGGTAGAATTGACGGCTGCGGCAGCGGTGATGGTTGATGGTGACAATGGTGGTATCAGCGAAtccggcggcggcggcggcgcggaGGCTGTGGTGATAGCAGCGGTGACGGCAGCGTTGGAGGCAGCAGTGACGGCAGCAATGGTAGAAGCGGCAGCAATTGTAGaagcggcagcggcagcagtggtggaggaAGTTATTGGTGGTGACGATAGCAGTGGGGTTAGCAGGAGTTGCAGTGTCGGAGGCAGTGGCGGCGATAACAGCAACACTGGTAGCgtcagcagcagtggtggtgctggtgcaaAAGGCAGTGGTGGGGTCGCGGTGGTGCTGGCGATggagtag